The window CAAAAGATTGCGCGGGCTTGGCGCAGTTTTGGTATTCATTTAACTTTATTTGACTCAACAAACGCCACAACATGGAAGACAAAAAGAAATACCGCATTCTTCTTTGCGAAGACGACCAGAATCTGGGCATGGTATTGAAGAACTATTTAGAGCTGAACGATTACGACGTAACACTGGAAAGAGACGGTCGTTTGGGCTTGGCTGCTTTTCAGCGCGAGAAGCCGGATATCTGTTTGTTAGATGTGATGATGCCAAATATGGATGGCTTTACATTGGCTGAAGAAATTCGTGATGTAGATCCAGATATTCCTTTGTTTTTCCTGAGTGCCAAGACCATGAAGGATGATATCATTCAAGGTTATAAACTTGGTGCCGATGATTATATCACCAAGCCTTTTGACAGCGAAGTATTGCTGCTGAAGATCAAAGCTATTCTGAAGCGTAATGAAGAGCAGAATGTGGTGAATGAAAATATTGAGTTTGATCTTGGCGGTTACCATTTCAACCCCAAACTGCGCGAATTAAGCTTTGCTGGTAAGATGCAAACCTTATCGCCCAAAGAAAATGAACTGCTGAAAATGCTGGCAGAACATAAAAATGATTTGCTGCCACGCGAACGTGCACTGAAAAAGATTTGGGGTAGCGATACCTATTTCAACGGCCGCAGCATGGATGTATACATTGCTAAGCTGCGTAAATACCTGAAGGAAGACAGCAATATCGAAATCGTGAATATTCACGGTAACGGTTTCCGTCTGGTAGCACCATAATAGATTTGATTGAGATGACGATAAACCCTCGCAGTCCCGAGCATTCGGGATGCGGGGGTTTTGTTTTAGAATAAACCCGGCTGCAATCCGCCCCTGTTGGGCTGTTTGCCTAAATGCTCGTAAGCTTTTGCAGTTACTTCTCTGCCTCTTGGCGTACGCTGAATAAATCCTTCTTGAATTAAGAAAGGTTCATACACTTCTTCCAAAGTGCCCGGCTCTTCTCCTACTGCTGTAGCAATGGTGGTAATACCTACCGGACCACCTTTGAATTTTTCAATGATGGTGGCGAGTATCCGGTTATCCATTTCATCCAATCCATGCTCATCCACATTCAATGCTTTGAGTGCATGTTTGGTGATACCAATATCAATTTGTCCATCATTCAATACCTGTGCAAAATCGCGTACTCGACGTAACAAACCATTGGCAATACGCGGCGTGCCTCTGCTGCGCCCTGCAATTTCTGCTGCAGCATCAATGGTAATCGGCGTTGTGAGAATACCTGCACTTCTTTCAATAATACGTTGCAAAGTGCCGGCATTGTAATATTCCAATCTTGACTTGATACCAAAACGTGACAACAAAGGCGCCGTAAGCAAACCACTACGTGTGGTGGCACCAATCAAGGTGAAGGGATTCAGATTTATCTGAATGCTTCGCGCACTAGGGCCGCTATCGATCATGATATCAATACGGAAATCTTCCATCGCTGCATAGAGATATTCTTCTACGACGGTACTTAGGCGATGGATCTCATCAATAAACAACACATCATTGGGTTCCAGATTGGTAAGCAAACCTGCGAGATCTCCCGGCTTTTCAATCACCGGACCGGAGGTTTCTTTGATGTTCACCCCTAACTCATTCGCTACGATTCTGGAAAGTGTGGTTTTACCCAATCCCGGAGGGCCATGAAACAAAATATGATCCAGTGCATCGCCACGCATTTTGGCTGCACGGATAAAGATGGTAAGGTTTTCGATGATTTGTGCTTGGCCCGAAAACTCATCCATCCCTTTCGGGCGAATACTGTTCTCGAACTCTTTGTCACCGCTGTTCAGCAATTCCTTATCACTGTTCAGATTGGGATTGGCCATGGCGTAAATTTAGTTCACCCAATGCAGGGAGCTGAAAATATTTTTAAGCGCCTACATCCTGTAAACAAAATCCCCCCACAAAAATGTGAGGGGAAAATGTATTAATGTTTTGCATCGTGCCCGCCGCCAGCTTTATGCTGCTCAGTAGTGGCATGTGCTTCTCCACCGGGATGGAAAGGTCCATGACAGGTAGACATCAGAAACAGCAATGAACCAACTAAAACGAAAGCCAGCAAAGCTGTACCAGTATAATTTTTTGTGACACCGTTTTCGTGCGGATGATCGTGTGACATGGGTTTGGTTTTTGTGCCGCTAAAGTAAGTAATCAACTACGAATTGCCAATGGCATCCAATGAAAGAGCAAATCAGGGTCAGGACAATTCTGCAAGTATTTTTCCCGCTCAGAAAATTTACAAACACCCGGATAATCGCCCCTCTTTCCCTCCATGTCTAAGATCAATTGAAAATGCAGGTGTGGCGGCCAATGACCATTTTCATGCGCCTCACCAAAATGAGCCAATAGTTGACCTGCTGCAATAGGCGCACCCTCTTGCAAGGAGGCGATATCTTTCAAGGCTAGATGTCCATACAAACTATAAAACTTTCCACCTTCTACTTGATGCTCCAGAATAATAGTGGCACCGTAATCTCCAAATGCATCATTGAAAGCAAAGCTGTGCACAGTACCATCGAGCGGCGCATAAACAGGCGTGTCGGCCGGCCCCCAGATATCCAGTCCTAAATGCAATCTTCGGGGCTCTTCACCACCAAACAAATCGCTACGACCATACATGGTGCGCAATTCATTATACCCACCAATACCATAATCTGCGCCATTTTTTGCAAGAAATTGCTGCATATAGGCAGAAAAAGCAGCTGTATCAGCCATCAGGGCTTCAGATAAGTCTGAGTTGGAAGCCGTAAGATTCACCACAGCAAAAACGGTACTTGCCGCAT is drawn from Chitinophagales bacterium and contains these coding sequences:
- a CDS encoding peptidoglycan DD-metalloendopeptidase family protein, with product MQAAEFEEWIQSGVNSFQAVVPFNAASTVFAVVNLTASNSDLSEALMADTAAFSAYMQQFLAKNGADYGIGGYNELRTMYGRSDLFGGEEPRRLHLGLDIWGPADTPVYAPLDGTVHSFAFNDAFGDYGATIILEHQVEGGKFYSLYGHLALKDIASLQEGAPIAAGQLLAHFGEAHENGHWPPHLHFQLILDMEGKRGDYPGVCKFSEREKYLQNCPDPDLLFHWMPLAIRS
- a CDS encoding response regulator transcription factor gives rise to the protein MEDKKKYRILLCEDDQNLGMVLKNYLELNDYDVTLERDGRLGLAAFQREKPDICLLDVMMPNMDGFTLAEEIRDVDPDIPLFFLSAKTMKDDIIQGYKLGADDYITKPFDSEVLLLKIKAILKRNEEQNVVNENIEFDLGGYHFNPKLRELSFAGKMQTLSPKENELLKMLAEHKNDLLPRERALKKIWGSDTYFNGRSMDVYIAKLRKYLKEDSNIEIVNIHGNGFRLVAP
- the ruvB gene encoding Holliday junction branch migration DNA helicase RuvB, yielding MANPNLNSDKELLNSGDKEFENSIRPKGMDEFSGQAQIIENLTIFIRAAKMRGDALDHILFHGPPGLGKTTLSRIVANELGVNIKETSGPVIEKPGDLAGLLTNLEPNDVLFIDEIHRLSTVVEEYLYAAMEDFRIDIMIDSGPSARSIQINLNPFTLIGATTRSGLLTAPLLSRFGIKSRLEYYNAGTLQRIIERSAGILTTPITIDAAAEIAGRSRGTPRIANGLLRRVRDFAQVLNDGQIDIGITKHALKALNVDEHGLDEMDNRILATIIEKFKGGPVGITTIATAVGEEPGTLEEVYEPFLIQEGFIQRTPRGREVTAKAYEHLGKQPNRGGLQPGLF